From the genome of Ziziphus jujuba cultivar Dongzao chromosome 4, ASM3175591v1:
AGTACTATTTGGGTCAACTATCTGATCGAGAGTATTAGAGAATTGTAGTTCCAAGTTTAATTTAAGCATAAGCATAGAGGAATCCCAGTGTTGACAGAACAGTCAAGATTAGCTTACCCAGGGAGGTAAGTTGATGGGAAGCAGCATTTGGCAACCATGGATAGGCATCGGGTGGTGGCATGACACAGTTATCACCATTGAAATAGATTCTCCGAGGAAAAGCCCAACCCTTAGCAAAACTGAAAGTCGCTTTGTCCTTCTGGAAAAGTATTTCCGACTGTACATTACCAGTGGGTCCAGCGTGCATGAGCAAGTCATTATAGAAGTTTAATCCCCATAGCATGGCAGTATCATCTGATACAACgaaataaatgtaattaaaatattgaataatcaATGTCCATCATCAGTATCCATTCCTGGCTAAGGAATTTGACATAgtgtaaaaaaacataaaaacaaattagagaACAGAACAAGTGAAAGGATAAACTTAATTAGAGAACAGAACAAGTGAAAGGATAAACTTAATTAGAGAACAGAACAAGTGAAAGGATAAACTTACTTATTGCTCCATAAGGAGTTAGTGGCTTGTAGTTAAAACTGAAAATCTCGGTCACATTGTCAAAGTTCGGATGTTGGACAACTAGGTTCCATGCTGAGTAATTCATCCTGTAATTGAAGTTGGTAATTGTGACCTTTACACGCCAGTATTCCTTGTAGTTTAGTTTCACATGCCAGTGAACTCTGATTGGGCACATATGGTTTGTGCAACGTACCAGAGGTGTATTGCTATTCTTTCCAGAGCTTGAGACGACAGAAGCTAAATATGGTGACTCCGGACTGTAAACCATTGGAGATGAAAGTATGTAAAGGAAATGTATAAGAAATAGTACTTAGAAGAAAcggatattgttcttaatacTCACTCTACACAGCTGCCAGGCTCAGTCATGTTTCTTTGGCAGCCACATGAACATGCTGGACAGGGCACTATTGTGTCATTGTAGAAAGATGAAAGAGAGACACAGCAAGTTGGTGCTTTATTAGCCAGAAATTGTGAATATGTACATGTAACATTCCATGTCACTGCCACAAAAGAGAGCTAGATTAGACCAAAACATCTTAGAAGGTACTTAGCTAAATTATTTTGTAGAGGGAGATGAGGATCTCTTCCCAGATTTTTTCATGAATTAATGATAATCAAAGTCTGGTATTTCTTCAATAATGACAACCAATATTTGTTATTGCTATTTCCCATCTGCCTTCTACAGAATACTTGTTtggacaaggaaaaaaaaatcatataaagcAAATCAGACAATAGTAATAACCCGATGTCATCTCTAGAGTGGACATTTCTTTGGAGGTTGTTTGGTTTATTGAACTGGAAAACAAATTCCAATAAACAAGTATTAAACACAATTATAAGCATTTTCAACTTACTCAAAGCTTGTGTGGCTCTCCTTTTATCTGCTGATAAGAATCTACTAGGCTTGACAATTCTTGCCTTTCCACAACTATAACCAGGCCCTGGGGCATTGAGAGTGAAGTTCTTAGGTGCTCTGACAGTTTTGTTTGAAGTTCCTGCTGCACCAACACTTAGCTGGAATGAGCCTGCTGCATTGGCTGGATCTTGGATCCATGAGCTAAGTACTCCACCTTTGCAGCAATTTGCAATCTGCTGGTTGTAAGGAGTTCCTGGCATCAAATCAACAATTGTTGGGGTCTTCTTACAGCTATGCGGGATAgttgttttatattttgaacaGTCTCCTTGCTCTGTGGCCTGGCCTCCCACCATGCTCCATATAACCTCCTTCTTTGCCCATGTCCATCCAAGTGACCAACCTGGTGCTTGGATGTGCCGATATTGCTGGAAGTTAAAAAGTGTAACAACAGCCTGTCCATGCAATAAGGAAGCTGATTAGACATTAAACCATTACATGGTAAAAAGTAAGTGAATTCAGAGAAAGAAAGACTACCACTGGCCAAAACAGATTCTTCACAATTTTAAGTATTGATTTGTTTCTAAACTAAATAATTCTCCTAACTCTCATTTTGTGAATGAATTATTTCCTTAAGGGACTAAAGTCTTAAAAGTACTCAACCTACAAAAAGCTTCAATGTTCTTGATTGCAAGCATGTGCCAATAAGAAAATAAAGCTAATCCAGTAAAAATAAGCATGGCAATATAAGTTTTGTTTGGTTAGACAGAAAATACAATTGGAAGCTTGAAAACAGTTCAAATGCAAGATTTGAAACTCAGAACCAGGTTCTGTTTTAGTCATATTTATAGCATGCTTCTGCTTGCTTCACTGGTCATATTATACCATACATGCAACATTTCTTTTCTGACTGAGCAAATGCAAcaacataattaatattaagGACAAGCAACGAAATATGAGATGATATAGCAAGAAAACACTTATTTTCCATTATCAAATGTTCTTAATGAAATAATACTTACAACATAGCCATCAGGAGTCCAGCTAATAATATCCCATTTGATTGTGATATTTCCATTTGGGTCAAGTGCATCATAGGCCCCTGGAcaaaaagaaacatataaaCTTTTAACACCTTTTGTATAGATAATGAACATTTGATCACTCACaggacaagaagaagaaaagaaagaaaaataagaagaagaagagagtttgCGCTTCTAATGGCtaattgaatttgattttgcAAAGGATTTGAATTCGGagctttcttttcaaaatcagaaaagacaaaataaacCAACTTGTAGCACTTATAAAGATCAATGCAGAATTTTTTGGTTATCCAAAGCTTGTAAAGAAGAGAAAGTCTTGATTACTCATTTAAATTTCTTCCTTTTAAGGATTTGCATTATTTCTAATCATGCAAAAATAGACTCCCTATATAAACTCTGCATGCTGTTAGACACaagcttgatatacataataaacccaCATCCTAATAGCTTACTCTTTTGAGATCTGTGGTAAtttaacatggtatcagagcttaaaatcctaaaaatctaGATTCAAATCCTACCATTGTCATATTACCTTACCACCCCGTTTAAAGAGTTGACACTTGTGAGGACCAAAATAAACTATAAGTGATAAATGGACACTGTTATATTACCacccatttaaaaaatttacactaTTACCATCTATTTAAGAATTGACATTTGTAGAGACTAAAATGACCTATCTGTTTAAAGAATTGACATTTATAAGGACCAAAATGGCCTACAAGTGAAAAATTGTCcattatcaatttttgtttccACAATGCTAAATGCAAAAACCATTAAGACAAAAGCAGAGCTCCATTCATTTTATTGTATGAtacccaaaaacaaaagcagAGCTCCATTCATTTTGTATGGTaccaaaaacatagaaaaattataactCATTTGGCATCCATTATTAGTTTTTGCTCCCACGAATTATTAACAATGCTAAATACAAAAACCATTAAGACAAAAAGAGGCTCCATTCATTTTGTATGGTACCCAAAACATAGAAAAACTGTAACTCAAAAAAAGGTCGCGATAAAAATGTAAAACTGTTTCTAGGAAGGCATCTTGTACAGATATTATAtaacttttgaaaatttcttttcTCCTGCAATACAAAACACCATTAGTGCTTACAAATTGTCcattattagtttttgtttccacaaattattAACAATGCTAAACGCAAAACCATAAAGACAAAAACAGAGCCCCATGTATGCACACCCACACAACAATAGAATACCTCATTAGAAGCATTTGTAtacttaaaaaatcaaaaagttgGTAAAACCCACAAATTACTAACAATGCTAAACGCAGAAACCATTAAGACAAAAGCAGAGCTCCATCCATTTTGCATGCTGCATTCAATTTGTATAGtacccaaaaatataaaaaaaggaaggctatttttttttttttttgggacataaaACGAAATATAATCATACCAAAAGAGACCAAAAGATGATAAAAAGCTTGAACATTGCAAtggataaagaaaagaaaaatccattttATCTAGTTTATCAAACCTAAAAACCGAAAGTTTGCGAAATTTTACAAACACAATCCAAGTGGTCAAATACACATTCACACAACAATAGAATACCTCAACATTAAATGTGAGTACCTCA
Proteins encoded in this window:
- the LOC107416450 gene encoding COBRA-like protein 1, with the protein product MGSLLQPMMGYAIFLAFFLSFTCFTSTGAYDALDPNGNITIKWDIISWTPDGYVAVVTLFNFQQYRHIQAPGWSLGWTWAKKEVIWSMVGGQATEQGDCSKYKTTIPHSCKKTPTIVDLMPGTPYNQQIANCCKGGVLSSWIQDPANAAGSFQLSVGAAGTSNKTVRAPKNFTLNAPGPGYSCGKARIVKPSRFLSADKRRATQALMTWNVTCTYSQFLANKAPTCCVSLSSFYNDTIVPCPACSCGCQRNMTEPGSCVDPESPYLASVVSSSGKNSNTPLVRCTNHMCPIRVHWHVKLNYKEYWRVKVTITNFNYRMNYSAWNLVVQHPNFDNVTEIFSFNYKPLTPYGAINDTAMLWGLNFYNDLLMHAGPTGNVQSEILFQKDKATFSFAKGWAFPRRIYFNGDNCVMPPPDAYPWLPNAASHQLTSLGKLILTVLSTLGFLYAYA